In candidate division WOR-3 bacterium, the DNA window TTCTACACTATACTCTATTCCTCACTCTTCGGGTGGAAGCCACGGTGGTGGATTTAGCGGCGGTTTCAGTGGAGGTGGTGCGGGTGGCGGCGGGGGAGGGGCCTGGTAATCACATTTTCGCAACCCTTCATTTATAATTAAAACATGAAAGTTCTTCTCACTGGAGGTTGTGGATTCATAGGTTCCCATGTTCAGGACTACTACATTAAAGAAGGCTATGATGTAGTGGTTGTTGATAACCTCTCTTCTGGCAAAAGGGAACATCTTAACCCCCGGTCAAAATTTTACGAGGTGGATATTCGCAATCTTGAAGCCCTTGAAGAGGTCTTTTTCAAAGAAAAACCGGATATCGTGAACCATCATGCAGCCCAGATCAGCGTAATATACTCTACAAGAAATCCTCAGGAAGATGCAGACATCAACATTCGAGGAACAATAAACCTCCTGGAACTATCGGTAAAATATGGTGTCAAAAGATTCCTTTTTTCCAGTAGCGGGGGTGCCATTTACGGTAACCCTATTTACCTTCCCTGTGATGAATTACACCCCATAGATCCCCTAAGCCCTTATGGGATATCAAAGTACGCAGGCGAAATGTACATAAGATATTACCACAAAAATTTCGGTCTTGATTACGTAATTCTTAGATATGGCAACGTTTATGGACCTCGGCAGGACCCATACGGAGAAGCTGGAGTTGTGGCGATCTTTGGTATGAATATGTTGCAAAATAAGGATTGTTATATTTTCGGAGACGGTAATCAGGAAAGAGATTTCATTTACGTAGAGGACGTGGCCCGAGCGAACCTAATATTCACAAAAGCTGAAAATTTGCGGGAGCGGGAATTTAACATCGGTTCTGGCAAAGGGACATCCGTCAATGAACTCTTCAAAATGATGAAAACAATAACGGGATATAGCGGAGAGCCCGTTTACAAAGAGCCAAGAAAAGGCGAAGTTTATAAAATTTATTTAAACGCCGATAGAGCTAAGAAAGCGGGCTGGTTACCCATTGTAAGCTTCCAGGAAGGCATTGAAAAAACCATTGAACACCTGAGAAAATCATAACTATGGCCATAAAGCGTTATTACATAAGGCTTTACGGAATTGTTCAGGGAGTGGGATTTAGATACTTTGCCTATAGGCTTGCAAGAAATATGGGTATAGGTGGATACGTGAGAAATATGCCCGATGAATCGGTTGAGATCGAAGCAGAAGGTCCAGAGGAGATTCTTGAAGAATTCATAAGAAGAGTTGAAGAAGGGCCTCCAGCTGCCGTTGTAGAAAGGGTTATAAAGGAGGAAATACCTCCCGTAGGCGAGAAAGAATTCGAAATAAGGCGTTAAAAAAGAGGCTATTTAAAAATGAAAGAGGGGCCCGAATGGGCCCCTCTTTCGTTACGCCTAAAATCCTTTCTATTATTCTATCGTACCCAGTATTGTGAACTCCACCCTTCTGTTCATCTGGTAATCTTCCTCGGTCTTTTCAGGATAAACCACAAGCCTTCTCTCACCATATCCCTTTGCTATTAGCCGGTCAGGAGATATGTTGTGAACCTTAATCAGATAATCTCTCACCGCCTCCGCTCTTGCTTGAGATAGTTTCAGGTTGTAAGCATCAGACCCCCTCGAATCGGTATGACCTCCAATCTCCACCTTGACATTCGGGTATTCCTTAAGGAACATGGCAATGGAGTCGAGCACAGGGTAAGACTCAGGCTTAATATCAGCCTTGTTGAATTCAAAGTAGATATTCCTAAAGGTAAAGACCATTTTCTTCTTGAGAAGTGCGATATCCTTTGTCGTTTTCTTTCCACCCTCAATAACAAAGCTGGTCTCGTAAGGTATATACTTTTCAGCCTGCGCCTTAATTCTGTACAA includes these proteins:
- a CDS encoding NAD-dependent epimerase/dehydratase family protein; this translates as MKVLLTGGCGFIGSHVQDYYIKEGYDVVVVDNLSSGKREHLNPRSKFYEVDIRNLEALEEVFFKEKPDIVNHHAAQISVIYSTRNPQEDADINIRGTINLLELSVKYGVKRFLFSSSGGAIYGNPIYLPCDELHPIDPLSPYGISKYAGEMYIRYYHKNFGLDYVILRYGNVYGPRQDPYGEAGVVAIFGMNMLQNKDCYIFGDGNQERDFIYVEDVARANLIFTKAENLREREFNIGSGKGTSVNELFKMMKTITGYSGEPVYKEPRKGEVYKIYLNADRAKKAGWLPIVSFQEGIEKTIEHLRKS
- a CDS encoding acylphosphatase, with product MAIKRYYIRLYGIVQGVGFRYFAYRLARNMGIGGYVRNMPDESVEIEAEGPEEILEEFIRRVEEGPPAAVVERVIKEEIPPVGEKEFEIRR